The following proteins come from a genomic window of Lachnoclostridium phytofermentans ISDg:
- a CDS encoding serine hydrolase domain-containing protein produces the protein MNKELSYKINKLYDENPLFQDFNGYILVKDRNKIIFQQGFGYSDFNSKKNANEDTIFNIGSITKQFTAVCVLQLEQKGLLSIDDNTIKYLPDFINGKGLIIRDLLNMISGMPEYWCKPEWHETAITTSEDSYEFIKTLSDYQPPKKRFEYCNSNYIVLGKLIERVSGQSLVDYMNQNIFTPLNMKRTSMLPVNPTDTNLAIGYKSPRISKWEENLTTITTSFAGAGGIYSTAADLCKWDEALYTEKILCNELLKESFRPVLSGYAMGWFINGNYACHGGDAPGYSTKIVRISDRNLLVLFLCNFDGCKESNMNHYSGMLEKLILE, from the coding sequence ATGAACAAAGAGCTATCATATAAAATAAACAAATTATATGATGAAAATCCACTGTTTCAAGACTTCAATGGTTACATACTAGTTAAAGACAGAAATAAAATTATATTTCAACAAGGTTTTGGATATTCCGATTTCAATTCAAAGAAGAATGCAAATGAAGATACGATTTTCAATATTGGTTCGATAACAAAACAATTCACTGCTGTCTGTGTACTACAACTAGAACAAAAAGGCTTATTATCTATTGACGATAACACAATTAAGTATTTACCTGATTTTATAAATGGTAAAGGTTTAATAATAAGAGATCTGCTAAACATGATTTCTGGAATGCCGGAATATTGGTGTAAACCGGAATGGCACGAGACCGCTATTACAACCAGTGAGGATTCCTATGAATTTATTAAAACTCTTTCAGATTATCAGCCGCCTAAAAAAAGGTTTGAATATTGCAATTCAAATTACATAGTCTTGGGTAAATTAATTGAAAGAGTATCAGGTCAAAGCCTCGTAGATTATATGAATCAAAACATATTCACACCTCTTAACATGAAACGAACCTCGATGCTTCCTGTTAACCCGACAGACACAAATCTTGCCATAGGATATAAATCTCCTCGCATTTCTAAATGGGAAGAGAACTTAACAACAATAACTACCTCTTTTGCAGGAGCTGGGGGAATTTATTCCACTGCGGCTGACCTATGCAAATGGGATGAGGCCTTATATACAGAAAAAATATTATGTAATGAGCTTTTAAAAGAGTCATTTAGACCAGTATTATCTGGTTACGCTATGGGTTGGTTTATCAACGGGAATTATGCTTGCCATGGCGGCGATGCTCCAGGTTATAGTACAAAAATCGTACGAATAAGCGACCGAAATTTACTTGTGCTTTTCTTATGTAATTTTGATGGTTGCAAGGAATCTAATATGAACCATTACTCCGGTATGCTCGAAAAGCTGATTCTAGAATAA
- a CDS encoding hemerythrin domain-containing protein, with protein sequence MDKTNQQVQISPVEDLMREHGLLHRILLIYKDIIDRMTVSDIYTPEPIYSCIRESTIIVKRFIIEYHQVLEQDYVFPILSQHEKYKQLIQILLTQHEAAKCATDEILTILGSELKRIKIYQKRLLQLMSEFIQMYEPHSAREDTVIFPAFHQLTPPDTFRALGEKFEDIEEQKFGENGFQNVLEHVTQIEKSLAIYDLNQFTLKCR encoded by the coding sequence ATGGACAAAACGAATCAGCAGGTTCAGATCTCACCAGTTGAAGATTTAATGAGGGAACATGGTTTGTTACATCGTATACTTTTAATATATAAAGACATTATTGACCGAATGACTGTAAGTGATATCTATACTCCGGAACCTATCTATTCTTGTATCCGTGAATCAACCATTATTGTAAAACGATTTATAATTGAATATCACCAAGTATTAGAACAAGATTATGTTTTCCCGATACTATCTCAACATGAGAAATACAAACAACTCATACAAATACTTTTAACACAGCATGAAGCAGCAAAGTGTGCAACAGATGAAATTTTAACTATTTTAGGATCTGAGTTAAAAAGAATAAAAATATATCAGAAACGTCTTTTACAACTAATGTCAGAATTTATACAAATGTATGAGCCTCATTCTGCTCGTGAAGATACGGTAATTTTCCCAGCTTTTCATCAATTAACACCGCCAGATACCTTCCGTGCATTAGGTGAGAAATTTGAAGATATTGAAGAACAAAAATTTGGTGAAAATGGTTTTCAAAATGTCCTTGAACATGTAACTCAAATAGAAAAGTCATTAGCTATCTATGACTTAAACCAGTTTACATTAAAATGTAGGTAG
- a CDS encoding MerR family transcriptional regulator yields MDMKSVNFTEMSFKIGEVAAMFDISTKTLRIYDRIGLLKPSSIDGESGYRYYSPNQISRLEVILNLKRVGFSLSEISLFVNGDISNNEIATIFRKKHTQLQSMVDSLEYNMELIEDMISSLKQGTLIQDKLTEQERAILLSRVTCLENAKLEESLTQILWL; encoded by the coding sequence TGAGCTTTAAAATTGGGGAAGTAGCCGCTATGTTCGATATATCAACAAAAACATTACGTATATACGACCGAATTGGTTTGCTGAAGCCCTCCAGTATTGATGGTGAAAGCGGTTACCGATATTATAGTCCGAATCAGATAAGTCGTCTGGAAGTAATTTTAAATCTAAAAAGAGTTGGCTTTTCCTTGAGTGAAATATCCCTGTTTGTCAATGGGGACATCAGTAATAATGAAATAGCAACTATATTTCGTAAAAAGCATACACAACTCCAAAGTATGGTAGATTCTTTAGAATATAATATGGAGCTAATTGAAGATATGATATCCTCCTTGAAACAAGGAACGCTAATTCAAGACAAGCTTACAGAACAGGAAAGGGCTATTCTTTTATCTAGAGTAACCTGCTTGGAAAATGCAAAACTAGAAGAATCTCTTACACAGATTTTATGGCTGTAG